A genome region from Arachis duranensis cultivar V14167 chromosome 8, aradu.V14167.gnm2.J7QH, whole genome shotgun sequence includes the following:
- the LOC107462550 gene encoding uncharacterized protein LOC107462550, translating to MGRNSDFITLMYTSWKAVPLKVKKRIWKYINSKFILPKEGKGWVMTGVREAWKGYKTRIKGKHFERYNNIEDMLKNRPLDIPEVQFQKLIAYWSIPSVKALSRLNSENRKKQQHQHRMGPISFARVRNEMREMNENKEDPSQVDVFVATRTGRKGKELDSGTQAVIDKLKSHQEAGDTSEKAFTAVFGKEQPGRVRCYGRTITKISLQKEREIAKIKQQHAETISSMKTELHETKDRVQSLEDLVKLLLQQSSLGTNIDEALSLLRAKESTHDINSKQCSNGNDRPSSSTRDPK from the exons ATGGGAAGGAATAGTGATTTCATAACATTGATGTACACTAGTTGGAAAGCTGTGCCCCTCAAAGTCAAAAAGCGCATATGGAAATATATTAAT TCAAAGTTCATTCTTCCAAAAGAGGGGAAAGGGTGGGTGATGACTGGTGTTCGAGAAGCTTGGAAAGGTTACaaaacaagaatcaagggaAAGCATTTTGAGAGATATAACAACATTGAAGATATGCTGAAAAATCGCCCTTTAGATATTCCAGAAGTTCAATTTCAAAAGTTAATTGCATATTGGAGTATTCCTTCTGTTAAG GCTCTATCTCGTTTAAATTCTGAAAATCGTAAAAAGCAACAACATCAACATCGAATGGGACCTATAAGTTTTGCAAGAGTGCGTAATGAAATg CGTGAAATGAATGAGAACAAAGAAGACCCATCACaggttgatgtgtttgttgcaACTCGAACTGGACGAAAAGGAAAAGAGCTTGATTCAGGAACACAAGCTGTTATT gatAAACTTAAGAGTCACCAAGAAGCTGGAGACACTTCCGAGAAAGCATTTACTGCAGTATTTGGCAAAGAACAACCAGGAAGAGTTCGATGTTATGGGAGGACAATCACAAAAATATCTCTGCAGAAAGAACGGGAGATTGCTAAAATTAAGCAACAACATGCAGAGACTATAAGTTCAATGAAAACTGAACTTCATGAGACAAAAGATAGAGTCCAAAGTTTGGAGGATCTTGTGAAGCTTCTCTTGCAACAGAGTTCTCTTGGCACAAATATTGATGAAGCACTATCTTTATTACGAGCCAAGGAATCAACACATGATATAAATAGTAAGCAATGTTCGAATGGCAACGATCGTCCTTCCTCATCAACTCGTGATCCAAAGTGA